Within the bacterium genome, the region GGTGTTGCTTTTCGGCCTTGCGGGCGTGCTCACCGCCCAGACCACCACGCTAGGGCAGCAGCCGCTCAATCCCAATCCCGCGGACGCCGGCTTGCGTTCCGGCCCGATGGCAGGTTTCGCAGAACTGACCGAAGCGGCGCTGTGGGTGCAAACTACGCGGCCGGCACTGGTGCAGTTCCGCTATTGGATTCAGGGGCAGCCCGGCTCTGCCGCGCTCAGCCCGACGGTGATGACCACCGCGCAGGGCGACCACATCGCGCAGGTGATCTTGAGTTTGCTTGAGCCGGGCACACGCTATGAGTATGAACTGTACATTGACGGCAAACTCGTGCCGCGACCCTATCGCCTCAGCTTTCAAACGCAGACGTTTTGGCAATGGCGCAGCGATCCGCCGGCATTCTCCGTGCTGTTCGGCTCCTGCGCGTATGTGAATCAGGAAAGCCATGACCGGCCCGGCAAACCTTACGGCAGTGATTACGACATCTTTCCGGTGATGGCCGCGAAACAGCCGGATCTCATGCTGTGGCTGGGCGACAATTTCTACTATCGCGAGCCGGACTTCTTCTCCATTGCCCAGATGAAAGCGCGCAACGCCCACACCCGCGCCCTGCCCGAGTTGCAGGCGCTGCTGGCCGCCACGCAACACTACGCGATTTGGGACGATCACGACTACGGTCCCAACGATGCCGATTGGACCTATCGCATGAAGCAGCCGGCGCTGGAAATCTTCAAAGCCTACTGGCCGAATCCGGCTTTTGGCCATGACGGCGTGCCCGGTGTCTTCTTCAGCTTCAGTTGGAATGACATCGACTTCTTCATGCTCGACAATCGCTATCACCGCTCGCCCAACTTCTCGCGCGATTCGCTGGACAAGGTCATGTTCGGCCCGGCACAGATGCGTTGGCTGAAAGACGGCTTGATCGCCAGCCGAGCGCCGTTCAAAATCATCGTGGGTGGCAACCAAATGCTCAATCCCATGTCGCCGGCCGAGTCCTTCGCGAAGTTTCCGCATGAATACCGGCAATTCCTGCAGTGGCTGCAGGAGCAAAACGTGTGGGGCGTGGTGTTTCTTTCCGGCGACCGTCACATGAGCGAGCTGATCCGATTGCAGCCGGAGGGCTTTTATCCGCTGTACGATTTCACCAGCTCGTCATTCACCGCCGGCACGTATCGCGCGGAGAAGGATTTGAACAATCCCCATCGCGTACCGGGCACGCTTTACGATGCCGGTCACGGCTTCGGCATGCTGCGCTTCGAGGGACCGCGCCGCGATCGCAAGTTGACGATGGAATGTTACGACAAGAGTGGCAAGCTGGTATGGCAGCAGACCGTCAAGGCCCGAGAACTGCGGCCCAAGCGGGAGGCGGAAGGGCAGAATTGAATGGCGCCGGCAAATGAGAGACTGGAATTGTTGCAATCACCATGATCGAACGCGATTACCTCATGCGGCTGGTGCAGCAGCTCGCCGCGGTCATGCGCCGCATTCTGCGCTTGCAGGAGCAGGAGAAGTATGATCAGGCGCAGCAGGAGGTGGAGGAGGCCTATGGCGAGCTGCTCGGCCTCGAGCGCGAGCTGTTGATTTCCCTCGCGCCCGCCACCGCTGCTCCGCTGTTGGGCGAGGCCGGGAAGATCAGAATCGCTGCCCGGCTCCTGCAGGCCGACGCGGAGCTGGCCGGCCGGCGCGGGGACCCAGAAGCTGCGTACAGCTTGCGCAGCCGGGCGCTGGAGCTTTATCTCGAAGCCCTGGCAGTGGCAGAACAGGTTGAAGAGGAGGATTACGCCACACTGCGGCGGTGGTCGGCGGAAGTGGAGCAAGCGGCGCTGGCCGATCGTTACCAGCGTCTGCTTGCGGCGTTTTTGGCGGGATGAATAATGGAAGTCTGTCCTAAAATGTTCCAACCGCGGCTGAGCCAAGTTTTCCAGATCTTCGAGTGTTGCGGAGAGGCCGAAGGTTTTGATGCAACGGCCGAGCCGTTGCGGGAACATGGTAATAGAGGTTCCAACCTCGGCTGAGCCGAGGTTTCCAAATCTTCAAGTGTCGTGGAAGCGCCGAGGATTTTGACACAACGGCCAAGCCGTCGCGGGAACATGCTCCTGAATGTTCCTACCTCGGCTGAGCCGAGGTTTCAAAGCTTCGAGTGTCGTGGAGATGCTGATGATTTTGACGCAACGGCCGAGCCGTTGCGGGAACATTCTCTCAAAGGTTCGCGATTTCGGATGAACACCAATCGCTTGATC harbors:
- a CDS encoding alkaline phosphatase family protein — its product is MKQKFIRQARCACWVLLFGLAGVLTAQTTTLGQQPLNPNPADAGLRSGPMAGFAELTEAALWVQTTRPALVQFRYWIQGQPGSAALSPTVMTTAQGDHIAQVILSLLEPGTRYEYELYIDGKLVPRPYRLSFQTQTFWQWRSDPPAFSVLFGSCAYVNQESHDRPGKPYGSDYDIFPVMAAKQPDLMLWLGDNFYYREPDFFSIAQMKARNAHTRALPELQALLAATQHYAIWDDHDYGPNDADWTYRMKQPALEIFKAYWPNPAFGHDGVPGVFFSFSWNDIDFFMLDNRYHRSPNFSRDSLDKVMFGPAQMRWLKDGLIASRAPFKIIVGGNQMLNPMSPAESFAKFPHEYRQFLQWLQEQNVWGVVFLSGDRHMSELIRLQPEGFYPLYDFTSSSFTAGTYRAEKDLNNPHRVPGTLYDAGHGFGMLRFEGPRRDRKLTMECYDKSGKLVWQQTVKARELRPKREAEGQN